In a single window of the Papaver somniferum cultivar HN1 chromosome 8, ASM357369v1, whole genome shotgun sequence genome:
- the LOC113303251 gene encoding inactive leucine-rich repeat receptor-like serine/threonine-protein kinase At1g60630: MLLLSVTMKSLSALNADSRRRRGRYILFIYFLSVTFSFGLVRSSDEEALLRLKSKIDPSDTLSSWRKGSDFCKWQGVRECTNGRVTKLVLEHLNLSGTLDGKSLNQLDQLRVLSFKENSFSGEIPNLSGLVNLKSLYLNDNQFMGHFPSSISDLHRLKIIVLSGNLLSGKIPVSLLKLLRLYILYLQDNQFTGEVPALNQPTLRFLNVSNNQLSGEIPSNAVLARFNSTSFLNNVNLCGKQINVVCSNASITPNGAPSTGSKSHSKHVNKKLILIIVGSIVGLILMLICLVILWKVCKTRKTKKSQEESRELRSKVEVGTEGVVGGMGGEGSGIGGSKQGGFSWENEGLGSLVFCGAGDQQMSYSLEDLLKASAETLGRGTLGSTYKAVMESGFIVTVKRLKDSRYPRLEDFRRQMDVLGRLRHPNLVPVRAYFQAKEERLLVYDYFPNGSLFSLIHGSRTSGGGKPLHWTSCLKIAEDLATGLVYIHQTPGLTHGNLKSSNVLLGSDFESCLTDYGLTPFRDPDSLEEPSASSLFYRAPECRDLRKIPTQEADVYSFGVLLLELLTGKTPFQDLVQEHGADIPQWVRSVQEEETESGDDPNSGNEASEEKLGSLLNIAMTCVSLSYENRPAMKEVLKMIREVRAEAQVSSNSSDHSPGRWSDTIHSLPRDEHLSI; the protein is encoded by the exons ATGCTATTATTATCAGTTACAATGAAATCATTATCAGCTCTAAATGCAGATTCAAGGAGAAGAAGAGGAAGGTACATTTTGTTTATTTACTTTCTCTCTGTAACATTTAGTTTTGGGTTAGTCAGATCAAGTGATGAAGAGGCATTATTAAGGCTTAAATCGAAGATTGATCCTTCAGATACATTATCATCATGGAGAAAAGGATCTGATTTCTGTAAATGGCAAGGGGTTAGAGAGTGTACAAATGGTAGGGTTACAAAGTTAGTTCTTGAGCATTTGAATCTAAGCGGAACCTTAGATGGGAAAAGTTTAAACCAGCTTGATCAGCTTAGAGTATTGAGTTTCAAAGAAAACTCGTTCTCTGGTGAAATCCCCAATTTATCTGGTTTAGTTAATTTGAAATCACTTTATCTGAATGATAATCAATTTATGGGTCATTTTCCAAGTTCTATTTCAGATCTTCATCGTTTGAAAATCATTGTGTTGTCGGGAAATTTATTGTCGGGTAAGATTCCCGTCTCGCTTCTCAAGCTTCTGCGATTATACATTCTTTATTTGCAAGATAATCAATTTACAGGAGAAGTTCCAGCTCTGAATCAGCCAACTCTTAGATTCTTGAATGTATCTAATAATCAACTTTCTGGCGAAATTCCATCAAATGCAGTACTCGCTCGATTCAATTCAACTTCATTTCTCAATAATGTCAATCTATGTGGCAAACAGATAAATGTCGTCTGCAGCAATGCTTCAATTACTCCTAACGGAGCTCCATCTACTGGTTCAAAGTCACATTCAAAGCATGTAAACAAGAAACTTATATTGATTATTGTTGGTAGTATTGTAGGATTGATTTTGATGTTAATCTGTTTGGTAATCTTATGGAAAGTTTGCAAGACTAGGAAGACCAAAAAGTCACAGGAAGAGTCACGAGAACTTAGGAGCAAAGTTGAAGTAGGCACTGAAGGAGTAGTAGGAGGAATGGGTGGCGAAGGGTCTGGAATTGGTGGTTCAAAACAGGGAGGATTTTCATGGGAGAATGAAGGTTTGGGAAGTTTGGTTTTTTGTGGAGCAGGGGATCAACAAATGAGCTATAGTTTAGAAGATTTATTGAAGGCATCCGCAGAGACATTAGGAAGAGGAACACTGGGGAGTACTTATAAAGCAGTGATGGAATCTGGGTTTATAGTtaccgtgaaaagattgaaggatTCTAGGTATCCAAGGCTTGAAGACTTCAGGAGACAAATGGATGTGCTAGGGCGACTCAGACATCCTAATTTGGTACCAGTCAGGGCTTATTTTCAAGCTAAAGAAGAACGTCTTCTCGTCTATGATTATTTCCCTAATGGCAGCTTGTTCTCACTCATTCACG GATCAAGAACTTCAGGGGGTGGAAAGCCCCTACACTGGACATCCTGCTTAAAAATAGCAGAAGACTTGGCAACAGGATtagtctacatccaccaaacccCTGGACTAACCCATGGAAACCTGAAATCATCCAACGTTCTTTTAGGTTCAGACTTCGAGTCCTGCCTCACTGACTATGGCTTGACACCATTCCGTGATCCTGACTCACTTGAAGAACCGAGCGCATCATCTCTCTTTTATAGAGCTCCTGAATGCCGAGACCTGCGAAAAATACCAACACAAGAAGCTGATGTCTATAGTTTTGGAGTTCTTCTTTTAGAACTTCTCACTGGAAAAACACCTTTCCAAGACCTTGTTCAAGAACATGGTGCCGATATTCCTCAATGGGTTCGTTCAGTCCAGGAAGAGGAGACGGAATCTGGAGATGATCCAAACTCAGGTAATGAAGCATCTGAAGAGAAATTGGGATCTCTTTTAAATATTGCAATGACTTGTGTTTCTCTTTCATATGAAAACCGACCCGCGATGAAGGAGGTATTGAAAATGATTAGAGAAGTTAGGGCAGAAGCTCAGGTGTCTTCAAATAGCAGCGACCATTCACCAGGGAGATGGTCAGATACGATTCACAGTTTGCCGAGAGACGAACATTTGAGCATCTAA